The Thermotoga neapolitana DSM 4359 sequence TTCGAACCCTGCGATGATCCTCTCTCTGTCGCTGTCAAACTGATGGAAATGAAGGTGCGTGTGTGTATCCACCATTGAAATCAACCTCCCCACGTGTTAATATACTACCAGGAATTTTTGTGATAAAGTGAACGCCTTCACCTTTTTGTGATGGAAAGGTTTCTCTGTTCTTAACAATTAGGCTGGTATAATTTGTGTGAACAAACAGATCTGGAGGTGGTGGATATGGCATCGGGATGCGGCTGTTCAGGAAGGTGGGTGAGTTCTTCAAAGATTTTGTAAACACTTTCAGGCACATCTCAGAGGATCTTGAGATGTACCTCAAACTCGATCCCGCCGCAGAGAGTAAACTCCAGGTGTTCTTCTTCTACGCTTCCTTCCAGGGTCTTATGTGGTACAGGTTCGCTCATTTCTTTTACAGGTGGAGACTGAAGATCCTTGCCTACATCATCTACTACTTCGTACGTGTGGTGTTTTCCATGGACATTCATCCCGCCGCTCAGATCGCCCCAGGTGTGGTGATAGACCATGGAATTGGGGTGGTCATAGGGAGCACCGCAACGGTGGGGAGAGGTACTCTCATCTACCACGGAGTAACGCTGGGAACGAAAAAGCCCTGTGGTGGAAAGCGCCATCCCGACATCGGTGAGAACGTGATGATAGGAACAGGGGCGAAGATCCTCGGCCCGATAAAGGTGGGAAACAACGCCGTCGTTGGCGCAAACGCCGTTGTTCTGGAAGACGTTCCGGATGGGGCGGTCGTTGTAGGTGTTCCGGCGAAAATCGTCAAATGGAGGAGGGATATGTGCGATGATGGAGAGGTTGATAGGGAACACTCCGATAGTGAGACTGGATTCGGTGGACTCGAGGATATTCTTGAAACTGGAGAAAAACAATCCAGGAGGTAGCGTTAAAGACAGACCCGCTCTCTTCATGATCCTCGACGCAGAGAAAAGGGGTCTTCTAAAAAACGGAATAGTGGAACCAACGAGCGGAAACATG is a genomic window containing:
- the cysE gene encoding serine O-acetyltransferase, translating into MRLFRKVGEFFKDFVNTFRHISEDLEMYLKLDPAAESKLQVFFFYASFQGLMWYRFAHFFYRWRLKILAYIIYYFVRVVFSMDIHPAAQIAPGVVIDHGIGVVIGSTATVGRGTLIYHGVTLGTKKPCGGKRHPDIGENVMIGTGAKILGPIKVGNNAVVGANAVVLEDVPDGAVVVGVPAKIVKWRRDMCDDGEVDREHSDSETGFGGLEDILETGEKQSRR